Sequence from the Deltaproteobacteria bacterium IMCC39524 genome:
GCCTGCCGGCAAGTGATATGCTTGATTTTTCTTGGTTGTTAATCACGATTTTATAAACTGCATTCAGAAATCAGGTTGTTAAAGTTGTCCATGAATATGGGCTGCGAATTTAAGAATTTTTTTGAAAAATAAACGGATAGCGGTTTGTTCATATTTAAATAGATCTTCACCCGATCTTCTGCCTCATGCTTTTCCAGCAGGGCTTGCATCACATAATTGTTTGCCATAACTGCATCAACGCGTCCAGCCAGAAGCATTTTCAGTAAGCCTTCGGTATCTTTGGGCGTGGTTGTTACATTGTAGTGATGCTCCTTCATCCATTCCAGCATGTTTGCCCCCAAGAAGCCGCCAACGGTTGCTGACTCTTTAAAGGAGGGGTCTTCAGGAGACAAGGGGTTGCCTTTAAGGAGATACCAGTTCCATTTCTGATCGGCGATAATGGCAGACTTTACGGCATATTCATCCCTGGAATCTTTTTGTGACGCGGCAAAAAATCCCTCTGCAAGCCCCTGCTGAACTAGCCGTTGAGCTCTTCTCCATGGGACGACCTGAATTTCCAGAGGAATGTCCATTTT
This genomic interval carries:
- a CDS encoding transporter substrate-binding domain-containing protein, which produces MSNSVRNKVPLLLILICSILIGGEESCFALSREKVILTTHNLYPYGSYPTEDKQKMIADETFKGVAVDRVRCVFKKMDIPLEIQVVPWRRAQRLVQQGLAEGFFAASQKDSRDEYAVKSAIIADQKWNWYLLKGNPLSPEDPSFKESATVGGFLGANMLEWMKEHHYNVTTTPKDTEGLLKMLLAGRVDAVMANNYVMQALLEKHEAEDRVKIYLNMNKPLSVYFSKKFLNSQPIFMDNFNNLISECSL